One Janthinobacterium sp. TB1-E2 genomic region harbors:
- a CDS encoding ABC transporter ATP-binding protein produces MSSPSRQAGPISRILQPIRGRLIAAAVLAGMGSMLTLVPLAGIAHIASIALAPAATQLGIWPTILASVACLFAGMALITLGELAAHLADNRLTHQLRLQAMQRLGQVPLGWFTSRASGEVKQAMQDDINTLHSLTAHFYTTTGRAVGAIAISVIYLFAMDWRLALVAILPFPGFFLFFGRAMKASGGNMEQFVAGMGRINNAVVEFVNGIPVVKAFGATGRAHGSYRAAVDAFAEAFAAFTRPLVGSMANANALIAPVAVLGVVVLAGTVFVALEAMAPIDILPFALVAPGISAPMLLLHYLTHDLNNATGAAQRVQALLDTPVLAQPAPGQQQVPVGTEIRMENVGYAYDGHNKVLSDITLTLQPGTVTAIVGASGSGKSTLARLLLRFFDPTEGRITLGGVDLRHIATPELYRRIGFVLQEVRLIHASVRENIALGRPSASTHEIEAAARLANIHERILALPRGYDSVIGEDAQLSGGELQRVSIARAVLLDPSVLVLDEATAAADAENEVAIQDALSRFAQGRTLLVIAHRLDTVMHTDNIVVVENGAIAEQGSHAGLLAHQGRYAQLWALGGYQDSQEDAVLPC; encoded by the coding sequence AGCTTGGCATCTGGCCCACCATTCTCGCCAGCGTCGCCTGCCTGTTTGCCGGCATGGCCCTGATCACGCTGGGCGAGCTGGCCGCGCATCTGGCCGACAACCGCCTCACCCATCAATTGCGCCTGCAAGCCATGCAGCGCCTGGGGCAGGTGCCGCTGGGCTGGTTCACCAGCCGTGCCTCGGGCGAGGTCAAGCAGGCGATGCAGGACGATATCAATACCCTGCACAGCCTCACCGCGCACTTTTATACGACGACGGGACGCGCCGTGGGCGCCATCGCCATCTCCGTCATTTACTTGTTCGCCATGGACTGGCGCCTGGCCCTCGTCGCCATCCTGCCATTTCCCGGCTTCTTCCTGTTCTTCGGCCGCGCCATGAAGGCCAGTGGCGGCAATATGGAGCAATTTGTCGCCGGCATGGGGCGCATCAACAATGCCGTGGTGGAATTCGTCAACGGCATCCCCGTGGTCAAGGCCTTTGGCGCCACGGGACGTGCGCACGGCAGCTACCGCGCCGCCGTCGATGCGTTTGCCGAGGCGTTTGCCGCGTTTACGCGCCCCCTGGTCGGCTCCATGGCGAATGCCAATGCGCTGATCGCGCCCGTCGCCGTGCTGGGCGTGGTGGTGCTCGCCGGCACCGTCTTCGTGGCGCTGGAGGCGATGGCGCCCATCGATATTCTGCCGTTCGCCCTCGTGGCGCCCGGCATTTCCGCACCGATGCTGCTGCTGCACTACCTCACGCATGACCTCAACAACGCCACAGGCGCGGCCCAGCGCGTGCAAGCCTTGCTCGACACGCCCGTACTGGCGCAGCCGGCGCCAGGCCAGCAGCAGGTGCCAGTCGGTACCGAGATTCGCATGGAAAATGTGGGCTATGCCTACGATGGGCACAACAAGGTGCTGTCGGACATCACGCTGACTTTGCAGCCCGGCACGGTGACGGCCATCGTCGGCGCTTCCGGTTCCGGCAAGTCGACCCTGGCGCGGCTGCTGCTGCGCTTTTTCGACCCGACAGAAGGGCGCATCACGCTCGGCGGCGTCGACCTGCGGCACATCGCCACGCCCGAGTTGTACCGGCGAATCGGTTTCGTGCTGCAGGAAGTGCGGCTGATCCACGCCAGCGTGCGCGAGAACATTGCGTTGGGCCGCCCATCGGCCAGCACGCACGAGATCGAAGCGGCGGCGCGCCTGGCGAACATCCACGAGCGCATCCTGGCCTTGCCGCGCGGCTACGATTCCGTTATCGGCGAGGATGCGCAGCTGTCCGGCGGCGAGCTGCAGCGCGTGAGCATCGCCCGCGCCGTGCTGCTCGATCCATCCGTGCTGGTGCTCGATGAAGCGACGGCCGCGGCCGACGCGGAAAACGAAGTGGCGATCCAGGATGCGCTGTCGCGCTTTGCCCAAGGCCGCACCCTGCTGGTGATCGCGCACCGGCTCGACACGGTCATGCATACCGACAACATCGTCGTCGTCGAGAACGGCGCCATCGCCGAGCAGGGCAGCCATGCCGGCTTGCTCGCCCACCAGGGCCGCTATGCGCAACTATGGGCGCTGGGCGGCTATCAGGATTCCCAGGAAGATGCGGTGCTCCCATGCTGA
- a CDS encoding ABC transporter permease: MTHARLLFLFVLLCCASLLVGARQMEWAQLLSSSGALSADAWLTLTASRLPRLAALVLTGVGLSVCGVILQHIVRNKFVEPATSGGLDAAKLGILVALTVAPAAGTAGKMAFALAFCLAASVLYVALIRRIRFKNTILLPVIGLVYGGVLSAVAEFYAYRNNILQSMQGWLLGDFSRIVQGNYEIIYLILPIVAFTYVYAQRFTVLGMGEGMATSLGLNYAGTVALGLMLVAVTVAATVITVGAIPFVGLAIPNLVALRYGDKLERTLPIVALCGASLLLACDIAGRLLIYPFEVPIGLTAGGVGGLLFLILIIRGRR; the protein is encoded by the coding sequence TTGACACACGCGCGTCTGCTTTTCCTTTTCGTGCTGCTGTGCTGCGCCTCCTTGCTGGTTGGCGCCAGGCAGATGGAGTGGGCACAACTGTTGTCATCGTCCGGCGCGCTGTCTGCCGATGCTTGGCTGACCCTGACGGCCAGCCGTCTGCCGCGCCTGGCGGCGCTGGTGCTGACGGGCGTGGGCCTGTCCGTGTGCGGCGTCATCCTGCAGCACATCGTGCGCAACAAATTCGTCGAGCCGGCCACGTCGGGTGGCCTCGACGCGGCCAAGCTGGGCATCCTCGTTGCGCTGACCGTGGCGCCGGCAGCGGGCACGGCCGGCAAGATGGCGTTCGCGCTGGCCTTCTGCCTTGCCGCCAGCGTACTGTACGTGGCCCTGATCCGCCGCATCCGCTTCAAGAACACGATACTCCTCCCCGTGATCGGCCTCGTGTATGGCGGCGTGCTCAGCGCCGTGGCCGAGTTTTATGCCTACCGCAACAATATCCTGCAAAGCATGCAGGGCTGGCTGCTCGGCGATTTTTCGCGCATCGTGCAGGGCAACTATGAAATCATTTATCTGATCCTGCCCATCGTTGCTTTCACGTATGTGTACGCGCAGCGTTTTACCGTGCTGGGCATGGGCGAGGGCATGGCTACCAGCCTGGGCCTGAATTATGCGGGCACGGTGGCGCTGGGCCTGATGCTGGTGGCCGTCACGGTGGCGGCCACGGTGATCACGGTGGGGGCGATCCCGTTTGTCGGGCTGGCCATCCCCAACTTGGTAGCCTTGCGCTACGGCGACAAGCTGGAGCGCACCCTGCCCATCGTCGCGCTGTGCGGCGCGTCGCTGCTGCTGGCCTGCGACATCGCCGGGCGATTGCTGATCTACCCATTCGAGGTGCCGATCGGCCTGACGGCCGGTGGCGTGGGCGGCCTGCTGTTCCTCATCCTGATCATCCGGGGGCGGCGATGA
- a CDS encoding iron chelate uptake ABC transporter family permease subunit, which produces MRRSLNQRTLWLAVFALALAFLFLGANLDFDYVIPKRLSRLAAIAIGGVCVAVSSIVFQTIAGNRILTPAVMGYEAVYLLLQSLLILAMGMHSVVLLGQNGNFVVSIALMLAYSWAIHSWLFRDGKNNVYFLLLLGFVLTMVIGTLTQFIQLRISPGEFAILQGFSQASFNKAQPVQLLYSALLAGAACVAVVKTLPALDVLALGREQAISLGIDYRRMVRLQLALIAVLVAVSTSLLGPTAFMGIFVANTTYALARTGRHRATLPLGCAIAIAIFLAAQLLVEHVFNYRTTVGILVNLVCGAYFLALMVRTRGTA; this is translated from the coding sequence ATGAGGCGCAGTTTGAACCAGCGGACGCTGTGGCTGGCCGTGTTTGCTTTGGCGCTCGCTTTCCTCTTCCTCGGCGCCAATCTCGACTTCGATTACGTCATTCCCAAACGCCTGTCGCGGCTGGCCGCCATCGCCATCGGCGGCGTCTGTGTAGCCGTGTCGTCGATTGTGTTCCAGACCATTGCCGGCAACCGGATACTGACGCCGGCCGTCATGGGTTATGAAGCCGTGTACTTGCTGCTGCAATCGCTGCTGATCCTCGCGATGGGCATGCACAGCGTGGTGCTGCTGGGACAGAACGGCAATTTTGTCGTGTCGATTGCGCTGATGCTCGCGTATTCCTGGGCCATCCACTCTTGGCTGTTTCGTGATGGCAAGAACAACGTGTATTTTCTGCTGCTGCTGGGTTTTGTGCTGACGATGGTGATCGGCACGTTGACCCAGTTCATCCAGCTGCGCATCAGCCCCGGTGAATTTGCCATCTTGCAAGGCTTCAGCCAGGCTTCGTTCAACAAGGCGCAGCCGGTGCAATTGCTGTACTCGGCCCTGCTGGCGGGCGCCGCCTGCGTGGCTGTCGTGAAAACTTTGCCGGCGCTCGACGTGCTGGCGCTGGGGCGCGAACAGGCGATCTCGCTCGGCATCGATTACCGGCGCATGGTGCGGCTGCAGCTGGCGCTGATCGCCGTGCTGGTGGCCGTGTCGACCAGTCTGCTGGGCCCCACGGCCTTCATGGGTATCTTTGTGGCGAACACCACGTATGCCCTGGCCCGCACGGGGCGTCACCGCGCCACCTTGCCGCTGGGCTGCGCCATTGCCATCGCCATCTTCCTGGCCGCCCAGCTGCTGGTCGAGCACGTTTTCAACTACCGGACCACGGTTGGCATCCTCGTCAACCTTGTATGTGGCGCGTATTTCCTCGCGCTCATGGTCCGCACCCGGGGCACCGCATGA
- a CDS encoding ABC transporter ATP-binding protein: protein MLKTFIQLLGDDVPVFRRYCAMALAYGVLSGLTITALVLALGRLLAGDTGGAALWLIVLLAGLVACWAWRRQVEKAGVRVGVTVLQGARQRLGDHVARLPVGWFTPENTAKLGHVITQGMMNVAQLPAHVLTPVICGAVTPVVLLAALFALHWQLGVVALLALPLLGGALRLTAHLGQRADDAYHHHFAQTSQRLVEFAQAQSVLRAFNGNGGGAAEGGTRFLQQAIDTQRHAGTRLIYLSALSSVLNAWTVQAIFAVLLAVAASLLGTVAVADAIAVIVALLLVVRFVDPLQEVASYGEVLRGARGPLDAARDIFAVQPLPEAHKPQAPRDASVELCGVHFRYAPDQPDVLTDLNLQIAPGSMTALIGASGSGKTTLVRLIARFFDASAGAVLVGGVDVRDMSSEQLAGQISQIFQDSYLFQGSIGDNIRIGNPEATDAEVLEAARQAGVAEIIARLPQGLATPVGEGGARLSGGERQRIGIARALVKDAPILLVDEATAALDAENQAAIAEALARLRGKRTVIVIAHQLSTVAMADQIVVLDGGTLGEQGAPAILRAQGGLYAHFLAQRQAAKGWRIAAPARQPGTESGI, encoded by the coding sequence ATGCTGAAAACGTTTATTCAACTGCTGGGCGATGATGTGCCCGTGTTCCGCCGCTATTGCGCCATGGCGCTCGCATATGGTGTGCTGAGCGGGCTGACGATCACGGCGCTGGTATTGGCCCTGGGCCGGCTGCTGGCCGGCGATACGGGCGGCGCGGCCCTGTGGCTGATCGTGCTGCTGGCCGGGCTGGTCGCTTGCTGGGCCTGGCGGCGCCAGGTGGAGAAAGCGGGCGTGCGCGTGGGCGTGACGGTCTTGCAAGGGGCGCGACAGCGCTTGGGCGACCACGTGGCGCGCCTGCCCGTCGGCTGGTTTACGCCGGAGAATACGGCGAAGCTGGGCCACGTCATCACGCAAGGCATGATGAACGTCGCGCAACTGCCGGCCCACGTGCTCACGCCCGTGATTTGCGGCGCCGTCACGCCCGTGGTATTGCTGGCCGCGCTGTTTGCGCTGCATTGGCAGCTGGGCGTGGTCGCGCTGCTGGCGCTGCCCCTGCTGGGCGGTGCCTTGCGGCTCACGGCGCACCTGGGCCAGCGCGCCGACGATGCCTACCACCATCATTTTGCCCAGACCAGCCAGCGCCTTGTGGAGTTTGCGCAAGCGCAGTCGGTGCTGCGCGCCTTCAATGGTAACGGCGGTGGCGCAGCTGAGGGCGGCACGCGTTTCCTGCAGCAAGCCATCGACACACAGCGCCACGCGGGCACGCGGCTCATATACCTGTCGGCGCTGTCCTCGGTGCTGAACGCCTGGACCGTGCAAGCCATCTTCGCCGTCTTGCTGGCCGTTGCCGCGAGCCTGCTCGGTACGGTAGCGGTGGCAGACGCCATCGCCGTCATCGTGGCATTGCTGCTGGTGGTGCGCTTTGTCGACCCGCTGCAGGAAGTGGCCAGCTATGGCGAAGTGCTGCGCGGCGCGCGCGGCCCGCTGGACGCTGCGCGCGATATTTTCGCCGTACAGCCCTTGCCGGAAGCACACAAGCCGCAAGCGCCGCGCGATGCTTCGGTCGAATTGTGTGGCGTGCACTTCCGCTATGCGCCGGATCAGCCCGACGTCTTGACGGACCTCAATCTGCAGATTGCGCCGGGCAGCATGACGGCACTGATCGGCGCCTCCGGTTCAGGCAAGACGACCCTGGTACGCCTGATTGCGCGCTTCTTTGACGCCAGTGCAGGCGCGGTGCTGGTGGGCGGTGTCGATGTACGCGACATGTCCAGCGAGCAATTGGCCGGCCAGATCAGCCAGATCTTCCAGGACAGTTATCTGTTCCAGGGCAGCATCGGCGACAACATCCGCATCGGCAATCCGGAGGCTACCGATGCCGAGGTGCTGGAAGCGGCGCGCCAGGCAGGCGTGGCCGAGATCATCGCCCGCCTGCCGCAGGGGCTTGCGACGCCGGTGGGCGAGGGCGGCGCGCGCCTGTCCGGCGGCGAACGCCAGCGCATCGGCATCGCGCGCGCGCTGGTCAAGGATGCACCGATTCTGCTGGTCGACGAGGCGACGGCCGCGCTCGACGCGGAAAACCAGGCCGCCATCGCCGAAGCGCTGGCGCGGCTGCGCGGCAAGCGCACGGTGATCGTCATCGCGCACCAATTGTCGACGGTGGCCATGGCCGACCAGATTGTCGTGCTCGATGGCGGCACCCTGGGCGAGCAAGGCGCGCCAGCCATCTTGCGCGCGCAGGGCGGCCTGTATGCACACTTCCTGGCCCAGCGCCAGGCGGCCAAGGGCTGGCGCATCGCCGCGCCTGCGCGCCAGCCTGGAACGGAGTCCGGCATTTGA
- a CDS encoding ABC transporter ATP-binding protein, producing MIHINQIEKNYGARRVLDNVSVQFPKGKVTSLIGPNGAGKTTLLMLIARLQQANGGEIAIDGRSIAAIKIQDYARLVATLRQSPDFHLRLTVEELVAFGRFPYSRGNLTRQDRQAIDAAIAFLSLDNLRLAYVDELSGGQRQMAFLAMTIAQQTDILLLDEPLNNLDMQHAVQIMRALRRLCDEQGRTVILVIHDINFAANYSDHIVAMQGGAVRFSGPADEVVTEARLRSLYGIDFHIVRNERGCVCNYFTPTGA from the coding sequence ATGATCCACATCAACCAGATCGAAAAAAACTACGGCGCCAGGCGTGTGCTGGACAACGTCAGCGTGCAGTTTCCCAAGGGAAAAGTGACGTCCTTGATCGGCCCGAATGGCGCCGGCAAGACCACCTTGCTGATGCTCATCGCGCGCTTGCAGCAAGCGAATGGCGGCGAGATTGCGATAGACGGGCGCAGCATCGCGGCGATCAAGATCCAGGACTATGCGAGACTGGTGGCCACCCTGCGCCAGTCTCCCGATTTTCATTTGCGCCTGACGGTGGAAGAGCTGGTCGCCTTTGGCCGCTTTCCCTACAGCCGGGGTAACTTGACGCGGCAGGATCGGCAAGCGATCGACGCGGCCATCGCCTTTTTGTCGCTGGACAATCTGCGTCTGGCCTACGTCGATGAGCTGAGCGGCGGCCAGCGCCAGATGGCCTTCCTGGCCATGACGATCGCCCAGCAGACCGATATTTTGCTGCTCGACGAGCCGCTCAACAATCTCGACATGCAACACGCCGTGCAGATCATGCGCGCGTTGCGCCGCCTGTGCGACGAGCAGGGCCGCACCGTGATCCTGGTGATCCACGACATCAATTTCGCCGCCAATTATTCCGACCACATCGTTGCCATGCAGGGGGGCGCCGTGCGCTTTTCCGGTCCTGCCGACGAGGTCGTCACCGAGGCACGCTTGCGGTCACTGTACGGCATCGATTTTCACATCGTGCGCAATGAGCGCGGCTGCGTCTGCAATTACTTTACACCCACAGGAGCTTGA